The Legionella sp. PATHC032 genome has a window encoding:
- a CDS encoding pyridoxal-phosphate dependent enzyme has translation MWNLSSRVHTLNHFPKQGVECYVKRDDEFGCGISGTKIRKYSSLIPFLKIKGIRHLIIIAGAQSNNLLAALQVARECQLKVTAFLIKPKHLKIQGNFKLSLLFLHENEIIWVNREEWHRVNEFAEQYLKGLGEMGYILYEGASVPESMKGAMSLASDIKENESALGFAFDHIFIDAGTGFSAIALIKGFNELQHKGIIHVLLLADNQTVFKKKLIHWSGVNPDNYTCFYPTTAKSFGSVNKTIKEEIKRLAYEEGILADPIYSAKLFYEARRYIEKYQLKGRVLIVHSGGVLTIPGFDL, from the coding sequence ATGTGGAATTTGTCCAGTAGGGTGCATACTCTTAATCATTTTCCCAAGCAAGGCGTAGAGTGCTATGTTAAGAGGGATGATGAATTTGGTTGCGGCATAAGTGGAACAAAGATAAGAAAATACAGCAGCTTAATCCCGTTTCTAAAAATCAAGGGAATTCGACATCTCATTATTATTGCCGGTGCTCAATCCAATAATTTACTAGCTGCCCTTCAGGTGGCAAGAGAATGTCAATTGAAAGTGACGGCCTTTCTAATAAAACCCAAACATTTAAAAATCCAAGGTAATTTTAAATTAAGCCTTCTTTTTCTTCATGAGAATGAAATTATCTGGGTAAATCGGGAAGAATGGCATCGAGTCAATGAATTCGCTGAGCAGTATCTTAAGGGGCTCGGGGAAATGGGTTATATTTTATATGAAGGTGCCAGTGTTCCTGAGTCCATGAAGGGAGCAATGTCTCTGGCCAGTGACATCAAGGAAAATGAAAGTGCTTTGGGATTTGCTTTTGATCATATCTTTATTGATGCAGGCACAGGTTTTTCAGCAATCGCTCTCATTAAAGGGTTTAATGAATTACAGCATAAAGGGATCATTCATGTATTATTATTGGCCGACAATCAGACAGTTTTTAAGAAAAAACTAATACATTGGTCAGGGGTAAATCCCGATAACTACACTTGTTTTTACCCAACCACAGCGAAATCCTTTGGATCTGTAAATAAAACGATTAAAGAGGAAATCAAACGATTGGCTTATGAAGAAGGAATTTTGGCCGATCCGATTTATTCGGCAAAATTATTTTACGAAGCCAGAAGATACATAGAAAAATACCAACTAAAAGGAAGGGTATTGATTGTACATTCTGGTGGAGTATTAACTATTCCTGGTTTTGACTTATAG
- a CDS encoding glycosyltransferase family 88 protein, whose product MKARRSNELSKLRMRFFSALNHTSEIDLHTLFDNLKSNLTLENIDHLQEGSVTHAIIQELLKEDDAQKKIQSFLKEAIKNVIHPGVIKRLTSDEINWNVAKAFPKYYEHEEFPDVTFGGFKVRDSNEFKFKTNVQTSIWFSIKPDLFMPSKQQEALKRRREQYPGCEIRLIYSSSLLNSEANRQMKAFAKKQNILLIDIDTVETDSPLYPLLKAELAHLGKGGNPAAASDLCRWIPELFNEGFYVDIDLPVDSSKIVEGHQITGGVPIMLNMGSIISEPIAPHHRRQEAVCMNTDIIAYSNDKRTQKMMDAVALHLKNIYDDPYTALKDTPLAQTAFFNQCKVEGKNIFELRKGLQDAFRSDSLLQLYVFLGAEKFKEVFKLNEDQSKYIKEHIDEFNEKDLLLNLISDKPSEISEHTLDLVKETVKYMDIAKEHYSAFYKPLVEEISGPGAIYNALGGASSFTTTYRRQTGPMLPTTPPRVLQVFCDAHDKGPFVSDNIARWQTNVRDLGVLNREGLSWLPSVG is encoded by the coding sequence ATGAAAGCAAGAAGGAGTAATGAACTTTCCAAATTACGAATGAGATTTTTTTCAGCGCTCAATCATACATCTGAGATTGATTTGCATACACTCTTTGATAACCTCAAATCAAATCTTACACTTGAAAACATAGATCATCTTCAAGAAGGTTCTGTTACGCATGCGATCATTCAAGAGCTCTTGAAAGAGGATGATGCTCAAAAAAAGATTCAGTCCTTTTTAAAAGAGGCAATCAAGAATGTCATTCACCCGGGTGTTATCAAAAGACTTACATCGGATGAAATCAACTGGAATGTTGCCAAAGCATTCCCGAAATATTATGAGCATGAGGAATTTCCTGATGTGACTTTTGGTGGCTTTAAAGTACGTGATAGTAATGAATTTAAGTTTAAGACAAACGTACAAACCTCAATATGGTTCAGCATCAAACCTGATCTTTTTATGCCTTCTAAACAACAGGAAGCTTTAAAAAGAAGGAGGGAACAATATCCTGGTTGCGAAATTAGATTAATTTATTCCAGTTCATTGCTAAATTCAGAGGCAAATCGCCAGATGAAGGCATTTGCCAAGAAACAAAATATTTTATTAATTGATATCGATACTGTTGAAACCGATTCACCACTCTATCCATTACTAAAGGCTGAACTCGCACACCTTGGAAAGGGAGGAAATCCTGCTGCTGCCTCCGATCTGTGTCGCTGGATCCCCGAGTTATTCAATGAAGGATTTTATGTGGATATTGACCTCCCGGTTGATAGTTCAAAAATAGTAGAAGGACATCAAATTACAGGAGGAGTTCCAATCATGCTCAATATGGGCTCAATTATCAGTGAACCCATAGCTCCGCATCATAGAAGGCAAGAAGCTGTTTGTATGAATACAGACATTATTGCTTATTCTAATGATAAAAGAACTCAAAAAATGATGGATGCGGTTGCCCTCCATTTGAAAAATATATACGATGATCCATATACTGCATTAAAAGATACACCTCTCGCGCAAACAGCTTTTTTTAATCAGTGCAAAGTGGAAGGGAAAAATATATTTGAATTAAGAAAAGGATTACAGGATGCATTCCGTTCCGATTCATTATTGCAATTATATGTTTTTTTAGGAGCAGAAAAATTTAAGGAAGTATTTAAATTAAATGAAGATCAAAGCAAATACATTAAGGAGCATATTGATGAATTTAACGAGAAAGATCTGCTGTTAAATTTGATTTCTGATAAACCTTCTGAGATCAGTGAACATACACTTGATCTTGTCAAGGAGACAGTGAAGTACATGGATATAGCTAAAGAGCACTATTCTGCATTCTATAAACCATTGGTTGAGGAGATTTCAGGTCCAGGCGCCATTTATAATGCTTTAGGTGGAGCGAGCAGTTTTACAACCACTTATAGACGGCAAACAGGCCCTATGTTGCCAACAACCCCGCCACGTGTTTTACAAGTATTTTGTGATGCGCATGACAAGGGTCCTTTTGTTTCAGATAATATCGCACGTTGGCAAACCAATGTTCGAGATCTGGGGGTATTAAATCGAGAGGGTTTGAGTTGGTTACCTTCAGTAGGGTAG
- the htpG gene encoding molecular chaperone HtpG: MVSKQQTMGFQTEVKQMLHLVVHSLYSNKEIFLRELISNASDALDKLRFLALSNGSLFENDSDLKISIQINEKLQTITISDNGIGLSWEEAVENLGTIAKSGTKEFISQLTGEQAKDSQLIGQFGVGFYSAFIVADKVTVKSRRAGLQPEDGIVWESNGDGEFTIGYEKKSTRGTEITLHLKPENDEFLSDWRIRGIISKYSDHICWPIVMKKPSEEGKESKEFETVNKATALWTLQKSEISEEDYKQLYKHISHDYMDPLTWSHNHVEGKHEYITLLYIPAHAPFDLWQHEVKHGLKLYVKRVFIMDEATQFLPRYLRFVKGIVDASDLPLNISREILQDNKQVESIRAACTKRVLSMLEKMASNDKETYQKFWNEFGLVLKEGPIEDFANKDAIAKLLRFSTTASGSEKQEVSLEEYLSRMKEGQDKIYYITASSYNAAKNSPHLEIFRKKGIEVLLLSDKVDEWLVGYMNEFAAKKLQSISKGKIELGDETSEQIKEQEKTLEPLIKHIKSVLNDRVKDVLLTNRLTDSPACVVADEQDMGLEMQRILQAAGQQIPVSKPIFEINPDHPLIKRLHDIQDDNQFELWVTMLFEQAVLAEGGQLDNPADFVNRVNRLLVSS, encoded by the coding sequence ATGGTTAGCAAGCAGCAAACTATGGGATTTCAAACAGAAGTAAAGCAAATGCTTCATTTGGTTGTGCATTCTCTATATAGCAACAAAGAGATTTTTCTTAGAGAGTTAATTTCTAATGCTTCGGATGCCTTGGACAAGTTACGATTTTTAGCTTTATCAAACGGTTCATTGTTTGAAAATGATTCTGATTTGAAAATTAGCATTCAAATTAATGAAAAGCTTCAAACCATTACAATCAGCGACAATGGGATTGGCTTAAGTTGGGAAGAGGCCGTAGAAAATTTGGGAACAATTGCAAAATCTGGCACAAAGGAATTTATTAGTCAATTAACAGGAGAACAGGCGAAAGATTCCCAACTTATAGGACAATTTGGAGTAGGTTTTTATTCCGCGTTTATCGTTGCTGATAAGGTAACAGTTAAAAGTCGCCGCGCTGGATTACAACCCGAAGATGGAATTGTATGGGAGTCTAATGGTGATGGTGAATTTACTATAGGATATGAAAAAAAATCAACTCGTGGTACAGAAATTACTTTGCACTTAAAACCAGAAAATGATGAGTTTTTAAGTGATTGGCGTATTCGCGGTATTATTAGTAAATACTCTGATCATATCTGTTGGCCTATTGTGATGAAAAAACCTTCAGAGGAAGGCAAGGAATCCAAAGAGTTTGAAACAGTAAATAAAGCGACAGCACTTTGGACACTACAGAAATCTGAAATTAGCGAAGAAGATTATAAGCAATTATATAAACATATTTCTCATGATTACATGGATCCCTTAACCTGGTCTCACAACCATGTTGAAGGAAAGCATGAGTATATTACTTTGCTTTACATACCAGCCCATGCTCCGTTTGATTTATGGCAGCATGAAGTCAAACATGGACTTAAGCTTTATGTAAAGCGTGTATTTATTATGGATGAAGCGACACAATTTTTACCCCGATATTTACGATTTGTAAAAGGGATTGTGGATGCCAGCGACTTGCCACTTAATATTTCTCGCGAAATTTTACAGGATAACAAGCAAGTCGAATCTATCCGTGCGGCATGCACCAAGCGCGTTTTATCCATGCTTGAAAAAATGGCTTCCAATGATAAAGAAACCTACCAGAAGTTTTGGAATGAATTCGGACTTGTGTTGAAAGAGGGACCTATTGAGGATTTCGCTAATAAGGATGCGATTGCCAAGTTGCTTCGTTTTTCTACTACAGCAAGCGGTAGTGAGAAACAAGAAGTATCGCTTGAGGAATATCTTAGTCGTATGAAAGAAGGGCAGGATAAAATTTATTATATTACCGCATCGAGCTACAATGCTGCCAAAAATAGCCCTCATTTGGAAATATTCAGGAAAAAAGGAATAGAGGTATTATTGCTCAGTGATAAAGTCGATGAATGGCTTGTTGGTTATATGAATGAATTCGCAGCCAAAAAACTGCAATCTATTTCAAAAGGCAAAATTGAATTAGGGGATGAAACTTCCGAGCAAATTAAAGAACAGGAAAAGACACTAGAGCCATTGATTAAGCACATTAAATCGGTTCTCAATGATCGGGTTAAAGATGTATTGCTGACTAATCGTCTTACTGATTCTCCTGCTTGTGTAGTTGCTGATGAGCAAGACATGGGATTGGAAATGCAAAGAATTTTGCAAGCTGCCGGTCAACAGATACCAGTGAGTAAACCTATTTTTGAAATTAATCCAGATCATCCCTTGATTAAGCGTTTACATGATATTCAGGATGATAACCAATTTGAGTTATGGGTCACTATGTTGTTTGAACAAGCTGTGTTGGCAGAAGGGGGACAATTGGATAATCCCGCAGATTTTGTGAATCGGGTTAATAGACTCCTGGTTTCTTCCTAG